In Synechocystis sp. PCC 6714, the following are encoded in one genomic region:
- a CDS encoding SufS family cysteine desulfurase — MVALEVPSLALTVRQDFPILNQQINGHPLVYFDNAATSQKPKVVLEKLLHYYENDNANVHRGAHQLSVRATDAYEGVRSKVAEFINARSPREIVYTRNATEAINVVAYSWAMNNLKPGDEIITTVMEHHSNLVPWQMVAAKTGAVLRFVQLNEQESFDLEQFKSLLSERTKLVTVVHISNTIGCLNPVEEITRLAHQVGAKVLIDACQSAPHYPLDVQVIDCDWLVASGHKMCAPTGIGFLYGKEAILEAMPPFFGGGEMIAEVFFDHFTTGELPHKFEAGTPAIAEAIALGAAVDYLSSLGMETIHNYEVGLTHYLWQGLEQIPQLRLYGPSPYHGDRAALASFNVAGLHASDVATMLDQDGIAIRSGHHCTQPLHRLFDASGSARASLYFYNTKEEIDLFLQSLQATISFFGDDDFSA, encoded by the coding sequence ATGGTTGCCCTAGAAGTTCCTAGTCTCGCCCTCACTGTTCGTCAAGATTTTCCCATCCTAAACCAGCAAATTAATGGTCATCCTTTAGTTTATTTTGACAATGCGGCCACCTCTCAAAAACCGAAGGTAGTGCTGGAAAAATTGCTGCATTATTACGAAAATGATAACGCCAACGTTCACCGGGGAGCCCATCAGTTGAGTGTACGGGCCACCGATGCCTACGAAGGGGTGCGGAGTAAAGTAGCTGAGTTTATCAATGCCCGATCGCCAAGGGAAATTGTTTATACCCGCAATGCCACGGAAGCAATCAATGTGGTGGCCTATAGTTGGGCCATGAATAATCTCAAGCCGGGGGACGAAATTATCACCACGGTAATGGAACACCATAGCAATTTAGTGCCTTGGCAGATGGTGGCGGCTAAAACTGGAGCAGTGTTAAGGTTCGTTCAGTTAAATGAGCAAGAGAGTTTTGATTTAGAACAGTTTAAAAGCCTACTTTCCGAAAGAACTAAGCTGGTTACTGTTGTTCACATTTCCAACACCATCGGGTGCTTAAACCCAGTGGAAGAAATTACCAGATTAGCCCATCAAGTTGGGGCAAAAGTGTTAATTGACGCCTGCCAAAGTGCGCCCCATTATCCTTTGGATGTGCAAGTTATTGATTGTGATTGGTTAGTGGCCAGTGGCCATAAAATGTGTGCCCCCACCGGCATTGGTTTTCTGTACGGTAAGGAAGCAATTTTGGAGGCAATGCCCCCCTTTTTTGGTGGCGGAGAAATGATTGCGGAAGTCTTTTTCGACCATTTCACCACCGGGGAACTGCCCCACAAATTTGAAGCGGGTACCCCTGCCATTGCCGAGGCGATCGCCCTGGGGGCGGCGGTGGATTATCTCAGCAGCCTGGGTATGGAAACTATCCATAACTATGAGGTGGGATTAACCCATTACCTCTGGCAAGGATTGGAGCAAATTCCCCAACTGCGACTCTACGGCCCTAGTCCCTACCACGGCGATCGGGCGGCCTTAGCTTCCTTCAACGTGGCCGGACTCCATGCCAGCGATGTGGCCACCATGTTAGATCAAGACGGCATTGCCATCCGTTCTGGACACCACTGCACCCAACCATTGCACCGCTTATTTGATGCTTCTGGCAGCGCTAGGGCCAGCCTATATTTCTACAACACCAAAGAAGAAATTGATTTATTCTTGCAGTCTTTGCAGGCAACCATTAGCTTCTTCGGCGACGATGACTTCAGTGCTTAA
- a CDS encoding TRC40/GET3/ArsA family transport-energizing ATPase — MRVILMTGKGGVGKTSVAAATGLRCAELGHKTLVLSTDPAHSLADSFDLELGHEPRLVKENLWGAELDALMELEGNWGAVKRYITQVLQARGLDGVQAEELAILPGMDEIFGLVRMKRHYDEADYDVLIIDSAPTGTALRLLSLPEVGGWYMRRFYKPLQGMSVALRPLVEPLFRPIAGFSLPDKEVMDAPYEFYEQIEALEKVLTDNTQTSVRLVTNPEKMVLKESLRAHAYLSLYNVATDLVIANRILPEAIDDPFFQRWKSNQQVYKQEIYDNFHPLPVKEVPLFSEEMCGLPALERLKETLYKDEDPSQVYYKENTINIVQGNNNDYSLELYLPGIPKEQIQLNKTGDELNVRIGNHRRNLVLPQALAGLAPAGAKMEDDYLKIRFANVAK; from the coding sequence ATGCGCGTAATTCTCATGACAGGTAAAGGGGGGGTTGGCAAAACCTCTGTTGCGGCGGCCACCGGCCTCCGTTGTGCAGAATTAGGCCATAAAACCCTCGTTCTGAGCACCGATCCAGCCCATTCCCTGGCGGACAGTTTTGATCTGGAACTGGGCCATGAGCCCCGCCTAGTCAAAGAAAATCTCTGGGGAGCGGAATTGGATGCCCTAATGGAGTTGGAAGGTAACTGGGGGGCAGTGAAACGCTATATTACCCAGGTGTTACAAGCTCGGGGCCTTGATGGAGTACAGGCAGAGGAGTTAGCCATTCTCCCTGGTATGGACGAAATTTTCGGCCTAGTGCGGATGAAACGCCACTACGACGAGGCGGACTACGACGTACTGATTATTGACTCCGCTCCCACGGGCACGGCATTGCGCCTGCTCAGTTTACCGGAGGTGGGGGGCTGGTATATGCGTCGTTTTTACAAACCCCTGCAGGGTATGTCGGTGGCCCTGAGACCCTTAGTGGAACCACTATTTAGGCCGATCGCCGGCTTTTCCTTACCGGATAAGGAGGTGATGGATGCCCCCTACGAGTTCTATGAGCAGATTGAAGCATTGGAGAAAGTGTTGACGGATAACACCCAGACATCGGTGCGCCTGGTGACTAATCCGGAAAAAATGGTGCTAAAGGAATCATTGCGGGCCCACGCCTATCTCAGTTTGTACAATGTGGCTACGGATTTGGTCATTGCTAACCGGATTTTGCCGGAAGCCATTGATGATCCTTTCTTTCAACGCTGGAAGAGTAATCAACAGGTTTATAAACAGGAAATCTACGACAATTTCCATCCTTTACCAGTGAAGGAAGTGCCACTATTTTCCGAAGAAATGTGTGGTTTACCTGCTCTAGAACGACTCAAGGAAACGCTTTATAAAGATGAGGATCCCTCCCAGGTTTATTACAAGGAAAATACCATTAACATTGTTCAAGGCAATAACAATGACTACAGTTTAGAACTGTATCTACCGGGTATTCCCAAAGAACAAATTCAACTGAACAAAACCGGCGATGAATTGAATGTCCGCATTGGCAATCACCGTCGCAACCTAGTTCTGCCCCAAGCCTTGGCCGGGCTGGCCCCCGCTGGAGCAAAAATGGAAGATGATTACCTCAAAATTAGGTTTGCCAACGTGGCTAAATAG
- a CDS encoding NAD(P)/FAD-dependent oxidoreductase, producing the protein MFVSYLLSTSCGKNNTPVTASDAPSILIIGAGLAGLAAAQSLMKQGYAVRVLEARNRLGGRTWTSNYWEDAPLDMGASWIQGTEDNPITKLAEKIATPLVMTSYDNAITYGVGGQPFTAKEEQIIEQLEKKWQGAIATAQNGDTDQSLQAVIENTFSLENQPLGTKQIIDWYMNSTIEHEYASSLEDTSTYWFDADGGFGGDDAIFVEGYQAIVNYLAKDILIEFNQIVESIDYSEEIPTVITNQRTYTADQVIITLPLGVLKSGQVKFIPELPSSKQKAIKILGMGVLNKCYLRFPKVFWPKKVDWIEQVPTQRGLWSEWVNIFRVNQLPILLGFNAANEGKEIETWTNEEIVESAMETLRHLFGDDIPDPTDYQITRWQSDPFSRGSYSFNALGSHPNMRDHLAKSLNDQIFFAGEATERDYFATAHGAYLSGLRVAEEINNL; encoded by the coding sequence ATGTTTGTAAGTTATTTGCTCAGTACCAGTTGTGGTAAAAATAATACACCAGTCACTGCGAGTGATGCCCCATCTATTTTAATTATTGGTGCAGGTTTGGCCGGTTTAGCTGCTGCCCAAAGCTTAATGAAACAAGGCTATGCTGTACGAGTGTTGGAAGCGAGGAATCGTCTTGGTGGACGGACTTGGACAAGTAATTATTGGGAAGATGCGCCATTAGATATGGGGGCATCTTGGATTCAGGGTACTGAAGATAATCCGATTACTAAACTAGCTGAGAAAATTGCAACACCTCTAGTGATGACTAGCTACGATAATGCAATCACCTATGGGGTTGGGGGTCAGCCGTTCACTGCTAAGGAGGAACAAATCATTGAACAACTAGAAAAAAAATGGCAAGGGGCGATCGCCACCGCCCAAAATGGAGATACAGATCAATCTTTACAAGCTGTCATTGAAAATACATTTAGTCTAGAGAATCAACCCCTTGGGACTAAACAAATCATTGATTGGTATATGAATAGTACTATTGAGCATGAATATGCTAGCAGCCTCGAAGACACTTCAACTTATTGGTTTGATGCAGACGGTGGTTTTGGTGGTGATGATGCAATTTTTGTGGAAGGATACCAGGCAATCGTGAATTATCTGGCAAAGGATATCTTAATCGAATTCAATCAAATTGTTGAATCTATTGATTACTCAGAAGAAATTCCGACAGTTATTACCAATCAAAGGACTTATACCGCAGATCAAGTCATTATTACGCTGCCCCTTGGTGTTCTCAAATCAGGGCAGGTGAAATTTATTCCTGAATTGCCTTCCTCTAAACAAAAAGCAATCAAAATTCTTGGTATGGGTGTTTTGAATAAATGTTATTTACGTTTTCCTAAGGTATTTTGGCCAAAAAAAGTGGACTGGATTGAACAAGTTCCAACGCAGAGGGGTTTATGGTCAGAATGGGTTAATATTTTCCGAGTTAATCAACTGCCAATTCTGCTCGGTTTTAATGCAGCAAATGAGGGAAAAGAAATCGAAACATGGACAAATGAAGAAATTGTTGAAAGTGCGATGGAAACTTTACGACATCTTTTTGGCGACGATATTCCAGATCCTACGGATTATCAAATTACCCGTTGGCAATCCGATCCTTTTAGTAGAGGTTCCTATTCTTTTAATGCCCTTGGTAGTCATCCTAATATGCGGGATCATCTGGCTAAATCTCTTAATGACCAAATATTTTTTGCGGGGGAAGCAACAGAACGTGATTATTTTGCTACAGCCCATGGCGCTTATTTATCTGGCCTACGAGTTGCTGAAGAAATCAACAATCTTTAA
- a CDS encoding TIGR03985 family CRISPR-associated protein, translated as MESTFEYSPTVDLLSHLVPRQSLTSHICLSKAVRLWVMLRSIYGHESDPIYCDLGHGFTFLDWRNTFFTDVPGYHQQFDGNSLEHLNPSCHCNKTLHNWLFEGHLREEEQKWHQDFINVCCLENDAPVASFLQSLTWDPKAPANPSKNRIFACVGKTLKNNLNDLVKLGYLDYESKTYYQKEDIAKIYQPPEIKNSSQKNIVIPIIHEDLSEVPGIFQETVGEKQRFFMHVDYAVARKDLDSDLLYQFKEIWQENPFPVVSLEYESISLHRLVKRIIHPVCIYYYQRALYLCGYGQTPKHKDAIDWYNYRLDRIRHCQTLDWSDDAIPNLLKDQQKKPFTPNYIDQQLRKALGFDFYKPQKTMILRFNQEFSEKYIDESFRHETFAKFSNPKALASWQKKQTLSARENQQLNQYLEQWQATDPENPTHSYYRMDYRVDDNNVIMRLRAWGPNVEVLFPLPLRQRMADDSHAMAILY; from the coding sequence ATGGAATCTACCTTTGAGTATTCCCCCACAGTAGACCTACTTAGCCACCTAGTACCAAGGCAATCCCTGACCAGCCACATTTGTCTATCCAAAGCAGTGCGGCTGTGGGTGATGCTCCGCTCCATCTATGGCCACGAGTCTGACCCCATTTACTGCGACCTGGGCCATGGCTTCACCTTTCTAGACTGGCGCAATACTTTTTTCACTGATGTTCCAGGGTATCACCAACAATTTGATGGCAATAGCCTGGAGCACCTTAATCCCAGTTGCCATTGCAACAAAACTCTCCATAACTGGTTATTTGAAGGACATTTAAGGGAAGAAGAACAAAAATGGCATCAGGATTTTATTAATGTTTGTTGTCTGGAAAATGACGCGCCGGTAGCATCATTTCTACAATCCTTGACATGGGACCCGAAAGCCCCGGCTAATCCCTCAAAAAATCGTATCTTTGCCTGTGTGGGAAAAACCTTAAAAAACAATCTCAATGATCTAGTCAAATTGGGTTATCTAGACTATGAAAGTAAAACTTATTACCAAAAAGAAGACATCGCTAAAATTTATCAGCCCCCTGAGATAAAAAATAGCTCCCAGAAAAACATTGTCATCCCCATCATCCACGAAGATTTGAGTGAAGTACCAGGTATTTTTCAAGAAACGGTGGGAGAGAAGCAGCGCTTTTTTATGCACGTGGACTATGCCGTAGCAAGAAAAGACTTGGATAGTGATTTACTCTATCAGTTCAAAGAAATCTGGCAAGAAAACCCCTTTCCTGTAGTTAGCCTAGAATATGAAAGCATCAGTTTACATCGACTGGTGAAACGGATTATTCACCCAGTTTGCATCTATTACTATCAAAGGGCTTTGTACCTTTGCGGCTATGGTCAAACTCCCAAACATAAGGATGCAATTGATTGGTATAACTACCGCCTAGATCGTATCCGGCATTGTCAAACCCTGGATTGGTCTGACGATGCTATTCCTAACTTACTGAAAGACCAACAAAAAAAACCTTTCACTCCAAATTACATTGATCAACAATTACGGAAAGCTCTGGGATTTGACTTTTATAAACCCCAAAAAACTATGATCCTGCGGTTCAACCAGGAATTTTCAGAAAAATACATTGACGAGAGCTTCCGTCACGAAACCTTCGCTAAGTTTTCTAATCCCAAAGCCCTGGCAAGTTGGCAAAAAAAACAGACCCTATCCGCCAGGGAAAATCAACAACTGAACCAATACTTAGAACAATGGCAAGCCACAGATCCAGAAAACCCCACCCATAGTTATTACCGCATGGATTACCGAGTTGATGATAACAATGTGATCATGCGTCTACGGGCTTGGGGGCCGAATGTAGAAGTACTTTTTCCTTTGCCATTAAGACAACGGATGGCCGATGACAGTCATGCCATGGCAATCCTTTACTAG
- a CDS encoding HD domain-containing protein — protein MNPSKFNCPILISRFSNALVLANQLHINQLRKGSQVPYISHLLGVAALVLEMGGNEDEAIAALLHDAVEDQGGEATLKLIREQFGETVAELVLGCSDSQAIPKPPWEERKEKHLTKLRHSSLSVLKISVADTLHNARTIQIDLRRHGQEIWPKFSRGKSGILWYYQNLWEIYQDRNPNPWSMELANIIDDWRYENLK, from the coding sequence ATGAATCCCTCAAAGTTTAATTGCCCTATCCTCATTTCCCGTTTTAGCAATGCTTTGGTATTGGCCAATCAACTCCATATCAATCAATTGCGTAAAGGTTCCCAAGTTCCCTACATTAGTCATCTACTCGGAGTCGCGGCCCTGGTGCTAGAAATGGGGGGCAACGAAGACGAGGCGATCGCCGCTTTGCTCCATGATGCAGTGGAAGATCAAGGGGGTGAAGCAACCCTAAAACTCATCCGTGAGCAATTTGGGGAAACTGTAGCAGAGTTAGTTCTAGGCTGTTCCGATAGTCAAGCTATTCCCAAGCCCCCCTGGGAAGAACGGAAGGAAAAGCACTTAACTAAACTACGCCATAGCTCTCTTTCTGTCCTGAAAATTTCCGTAGCAGACACATTACATAATGCCCGCACCATCCAAATTGATCTCCGCCGCCATGGACAAGAAATTTGGCCAAAATTTAGCCGTGGTAAATCTGGCATCCTTTGGTATTATCAGAATCTTTGGGAAATCTACCAAGACCGGAATCCCAATCCTTGGTCCATGGAGTTAGCTAATATTATTGATGATTGGCGCTACGAAAATCTCAAATGA
- a CDS encoding DUF6717 family protein → MNSIFTINPYWTGSTWAFDAEEVGLLGEPFVSGADAILSAIVKRELALETQQGSQFELIFSAEGFPGHHACFERQEAEYGGYWYKVMDADNNYQDLDHGDRGWLCPATLCFFPGGHPEKLYIQVRAINK, encoded by the coding sequence ATGAACAGCATTTTCACCATTAACCCCTATTGGACTGGCAGCACCTGGGCCTTTGATGCCGAAGAAGTTGGTTTATTGGGGGAACCCTTTGTTTCCGGAGCTGATGCCATTTTGAGTGCCATTGTCAAACGGGAATTGGCATTGGAGACGCAACAAGGCAGTCAGTTCGAGCTAATCTTCAGTGCGGAGGGTTTCCCAGGTCACCACGCCTGTTTTGAGCGGCAAGAAGCAGAATATGGAGGCTATTGGTACAAAGTGATGGATGCGGACAATAATTATCAAGACCTCGACCACGGCGATCGGGGATGGTTATGTCCCGCTACCCTCTGCTTTTTCCCTGGCGGCCATCCCGAAAAACTCTATATTCAAGTGCGGGCTATTAATAAATAA
- a CDS encoding ATP-binding protein, with the protein MISVFHVLIGCPTSGKSTLAAYLHQAIPQSQIISTDQIREELFGDASKQENWPLIQAKISVDIQQAIAAGKQIIYDATNAKKAWRSELLHTLEQFNNLQVIGWYLETPLKICYQRNRKRQVPSEVIQTYYHALEQLPPSKDEGFTKLHHIPYDQLESIDFSRLIS; encoded by the coding sequence ATGATATCTGTTTTTCATGTTCTAATCGGTTGCCCTACCAGTGGAAAATCCACCTTAGCAGCTTATCTCCATCAAGCCATACCCCAGAGCCAGATAATTTCCACTGACCAAATCAGGGAAGAATTGTTTGGGGATGCTAGTAAGCAAGAAAATTGGCCATTGATCCAAGCAAAAATTTCCGTTGACATTCAGCAGGCGATCGCCGCTGGAAAACAGATTATTTACGATGCTACCAATGCTAAAAAAGCTTGGCGCTCAGAATTATTACATACCTTGGAGCAGTTCAATAACTTACAAGTCATCGGTTGGTATTTAGAAACACCATTGAAAATTTGCTACCAAAGAAATAGAAAACGACAGGTTCCCTCGGAAGTTATTCAGACTTATTATCATGCCTTGGAACAGTTACCTCCCAGCAAAGATGAAGGATTCACCAAACTACACCATATTCCCTATGACCAGCTAGAAAGCATTGATTTTTCACGGTTAATAAGTTAA
- the cas2 gene encoding CRISPR-associated endonuclease Cas2, with product MLYIICYDIPDDRRRKKVADLLEGYGVRVQYSVFECYLSAKKLKELQRRLRKQFNQNEDSIRFYPLSPSMLSQTMVWGSPPLSTPSSSVII from the coding sequence ATGCTTTATATCATTTGTTATGATATTCCCGATGATCGCCGTCGTAAAAAGGTGGCAGATTTGTTGGAAGGTTACGGTGTTCGGGTGCAATATTCGGTGTTTGAGTGTTACCTCTCTGCTAAAAAACTGAAGGAGTTACAACGTAGGCTCCGCAAACAATTTAATCAGAATGAAGATAGCATACGTTTTTATCCATTGTCCCCATCTATGCTTTCCCAGACTATGGTTTGGGGGTCACCTCCTCTATCCACGCCTTCATCTTCGGTAATTATTTAG
- a CDS encoding CRISPR-associated endonuclease Cas1 gives MYLSPRAAFVRNLLDPYQGCLHEGSERHAALASDLIEEFRAPLIDSLVLYLVNNGTLKTDLHFQFHDGGCFLNESGRRCFLQAFVQRMEEEITVDNQLHPRWHLLLRQVKCYKRFVYAPSKGYEPYRIR, from the coding sequence ATGTACCTTTCTCCCCGCGCTGCCTTTGTCAGGAATCTACTCGATCCCTACCAGGGTTGTTTGCATGAAGGTTCAGAGCGTCATGCAGCTTTAGCTTCGGATTTAATTGAGGAATTTCGTGCTCCTTTGATAGATTCCTTGGTTTTATATCTAGTGAATAATGGCACGCTTAAAACTGATCTCCATTTCCAGTTCCATGATGGGGGCTGTTTTTTAAATGAGTCTGGTCGGCGATGTTTTCTCCAAGCTTTTGTCCAACGTATGGAGGAAGAAATAACTGTGGATAATCAACTTCATCCCCGTTGGCATTTACTATTGCGGCAGGTAAAATGCTACAAACGATTTGTCTATGCTCCTTCTAAAGGCTATGAGCCTTATCGTATTCGTTGA
- a CDS encoding type III-B CRISPR-associated protein Cas10/Cmr2, translated as MTSTTYTAVTFAPVQGFIEKSRKLRDLYGSSFLLSYLAKAICNAAKDQNMTVISPALINVTQGTPNQIIIKGNFTKNDAKAALSKSWNYICDTVKQYIEDQLPDFQDQFHWQRNWNYTKSHTWEFFWEQSQVSIEDVRKRLSESKRERDWTGINWQGESSTLSGFDAVAWYGMADKTHPLNHSIPEQTRLIQQFYQQLDDKVQGGILDKTEQLSIPELIKRLITLPDIANLLNNLTPEEIPSVEYPRSFVDLNRKEQSLYTGWFQGDGDNIGKYLADQSRQLEEDIALEKFSRAMMNWGRDLKYYLPPLADPVPKVPERRLPQPLLNKDGRIIYAGGDDFLGVLYRVPPQDKLTAKECLDWLFRFNNNIWSQHKVTITVSIGFVWAAPNIPQRDVLQHCRETEKLAKDNGRDRLAIRILFNSGNHLDWHCPWWFLQKILEDYQDREGKQNWTHFYNDVAVLETRHAFSKDSDQVAKALFNIYFPHCFEDLKRNMLPNNKEYQTPILPDSEPETLNDWVRNLAKVGFQIYA; from the coding sequence ATGACCAGCACCACCTACACTGCGGTTACGTTCGCCCCCGTCCAGGGCTTCATCGAAAAATCGAGGAAACTGCGGGATCTTTATGGTAGTTCATTTCTCCTGTCCTACTTAGCCAAAGCAATTTGTAATGCGGCGAAAGATCAAAATATGACTGTTATTTCCCCAGCCTTAATCAATGTGACTCAGGGGACACCCAACCAAATCATTATCAAGGGCAATTTTACTAAAAATGATGCAAAAGCTGCGTTGAGCAAATCATGGAATTATATTTGCGATACAGTTAAGCAATACATAGAAGATCAACTTCCCGATTTTCAAGATCAATTTCACTGGCAAAGAAATTGGAATTATACTAAATCCCATACCTGGGAGTTTTTCTGGGAACAGTCCCAAGTCAGTATTGAAGATGTAAGAAAAAGACTCAGTGAAAGTAAGCGAGAAAGAGATTGGACAGGTATTAATTGGCAAGGAGAAAGTTCTACCTTATCAGGGTTTGATGCTGTTGCTTGGTACGGTATGGCGGATAAAACTCACCCCCTCAATCATTCCATTCCGGAGCAAACCAGATTAATTCAGCAATTTTATCAACAATTAGACGATAAAGTTCAAGGCGGAATACTAGATAAAACCGAGCAGTTAAGCATTCCCGAATTAATTAAGCGATTGATTACTCTGCCCGATATTGCTAACCTATTAAATAATTTGACACCAGAAGAAATACCCAGTGTTGAGTATCCCAGATCATTTGTTGATTTAAATCGTAAAGAGCAATCTTTATACACTGGCTGGTTTCAAGGGGATGGGGATAACATTGGTAAATATTTAGCCGATCAGTCAAGACAGCTCGAAGAAGATATTGCTTTAGAGAAATTTAGTCGGGCGATGATGAACTGGGGTCGAGATTTAAAATACTATTTACCACCTCTGGCTGATCCTGTACCGAAGGTTCCAGAAAGGCGGCTTCCTCAACCCTTATTAAACAAAGATGGTCGTATTATCTACGCTGGGGGTGACGACTTTTTAGGGGTTCTCTATCGTGTTCCGCCCCAAGATAAACTAACGGCTAAGGAATGCTTAGACTGGTTATTTCGGTTTAATAATAATATTTGGTCTCAGCATAAAGTAACGATTACCGTTAGCATTGGCTTTGTCTGGGCCGCGCCGAATATTCCCCAAAGGGACGTACTGCAACATTGTCGAGAAACCGAAAAACTGGCAAAAGACAATGGGCGCGATCGCTTGGCAATCCGAATTTTATTTAACAGTGGTAATCATTTGGATTGGCACTGCCCCTGGTGGTTTTTACAAAAAATCTTAGAAGATTATCAAGATCGAGAAGGCAAGCAGAACTGGACACATTTTTATAATGATGTCGCTGTTTTAGAAACCCGCCATGCTTTTTCCAAAGATTCTGATCAAGTAGCCAAAGCATTATTTAATATTTATTTTCCCCATTGTTTTGAGGATCTTAAGCGTAATATGCTACCGAATAACAAGGAATATCAAACGCCAATCCTGCCCGATTCCGAACCAGAAACCTTAAACGACTGGGTAAGAAATCTTGCAAAAGTGGGGTTCCAAATTTATGCCTAA
- a CDS encoding type III-B CRISPR module-associated protein Cmr3, with amino-acid sequence MSKPFSYLIQVTPLGLLYGSAGRFLSPENLVGRSGNHFPPSSATLSGLYAQQQTAETKEKFTHLQIAGPFWAKEREPQNFFVPTPLNYLVPKEKSEIAYKLSPEFPTTENETIQWLPQDPAKRKAYQEKPDKFSARHWLAIKDWNKAEKVHSSPWKFLPHLHPRLAEDQRRVEQDGDQGSLFLENSVQLGPDVCLIYLTNHPLEDGWYRFGGEGHMVDIRSLELDGKTQELLNEPVGEKFALITSAVWGSNRFSERFPEQWSVKALLTDRASPFRYRLGGTGKTKRLSRGRHTVPAGTVYVLEEPIDQPWHDWSEEWFPKEGYSFNRWGCGLALPIAV; translated from the coding sequence GTGTCAAAACCTTTTTCATACCTTATACAAGTTACTCCCTTAGGCTTGCTTTACGGTAGTGCAGGACGTTTTCTTTCCCCGGAAAATCTCGTCGGGCGATCGGGAAATCATTTTCCCCCCAGCAGTGCCACCCTGTCAGGGCTTTATGCCCAACAACAAACCGCGGAAACCAAAGAGAAATTTACCCATCTACAAATTGCCGGGCCCTTTTGGGCTAAAGAAAGGGAGCCGCAAAACTTTTTTGTCCCCACCCCGTTAAATTACTTAGTCCCCAAAGAAAAATCAGAGATTGCTTATAAATTAAGTCCTGAATTTCCTACCACTGAGAATGAAACAATCCAATGGTTGCCCCAAGATCCGGCCAAACGTAAGGCCTATCAGGAAAAACCGGACAAATTCAGCGCTCGCCATTGGTTAGCCATTAAAGATTGGAATAAGGCAGAAAAAGTACATTCTTCCCCCTGGAAATTTTTGCCCCACCTCCATCCCCGCCTTGCCGAAGACCAAAGGAGAGTAGAACAGGATGGCGATCAAGGCAGTTTATTCCTGGAAAATTCTGTCCAACTTGGCCCTGATGTTTGCCTGATTTACCTCACCAATCATCCTTTGGAAGATGGCTGGTATCGCTTTGGAGGGGAAGGACACATGGTTGATATTCGCTCCCTTGAGCTTGATGGTAAAACCCAAGAGTTACTCAATGAACCCGTGGGGGAGAAATTTGCCCTCATTACTTCCGCAGTGTGGGGATCTAACCGTTTTTCGGAACGCTTCCCGGAACAGTGGTCAGTGAAAGCTCTATTGACAGACCGGGCCAGTCCTTTTCGTTACCGCTTGGGGGGAACCGGAAAAACCAAACGCCTCTCCCGAGGTCGCCATACGGTGCCAGCAGGAACAGTCTATGTGTTGGAAGAACCCATTGATCAGCCTTGGCATGACTGGTCAGAGGAATGGTTTCCCAAGGAAGGCTATTCCTTTAACCGATGGGGCTGTGGCCTCGCTTTACCCATTGCTGTCTAA